One genomic segment of Arachis duranensis cultivar V14167 chromosome 4, aradu.V14167.gnm2.J7QH, whole genome shotgun sequence includes these proteins:
- the LOC107486164 gene encoding LOW QUALITY PROTEIN: glyoxylate/succinic semialdehyde reductase 2, chloroplastic-like (The sequence of the model RefSeq protein was modified relative to this genomic sequence to represent the inferred CDS: inserted 1 base in 1 codon) codes for MGKSKFYLGDVGNGAAMKLVNMIMGSMMASFSEGLLLSEKVGLDPKVLVEVVSQGAISAPMYSTKGPSMIQSLYPTAFPLKHQEKDLRLALGLAESVSQXYPIAAAANELYKVAKSYGLSDEDFSAVIEVLKSKFQQS; via the exons ATGGGGAAA TCGAAATTTTACCTCGGGGATGTTGGAAATGGAGCTGCAATGAAACTCGTCAATATGATTATGGGCAG TATGATGGCGTCCTTTTCTGAAGGCTTACTTCTCAGCGAGAAAGTTGGGTTGGATCCAAAAGTACTAGTCGAG GTAGTTTCACAGGGTGCAATCAGTGCTCCAATGTACTCAACCAAAGGCCCATCTATGATACAATCGCTTTACCCTACTGCATTCCCTCTAAAGCATCAGGAGAAG GATTTGAGACTTGCACTGGGGTTAGCAGAGTCTGTATCCC TCTACCCAATTGCAGCAGCTGCTAATGAGTTATACAAGGTTGCAAAGTCCTATGGCCTTAGTGATGAGGATTTCTCAGCTGTCATTGAAGTATTGAAATCCAAATTTCAGCAGTCATAA